One genomic window of Bradyrhizobium sp. B124 includes the following:
- a CDS encoding DUF1236 domain-containing protein, which translates to MNKRFAVSLVAAASLLASGSAFAQSTTAAGAANGARTGGEIAGPVGEIVGGTVGAAVGAGLEIPNAVITSIPRDEPSVVVRERVVVGEPLPDTVVLRPVPRYTEYRYAVVNDRRVIVEPRTRRIVKIID; encoded by the coding sequence ATGAACAAGCGTTTTGCCGTTTCCCTTGTCGCCGCTGCGTCACTGCTTGCGTCCGGTTCGGCGTTCGCGCAGTCCACGACGGCGGCGGGCGCCGCGAACGGTGCGCGGACCGGTGGCGAGATCGCAGGCCCGGTTGGCGAGATCGTCGGCGGCACCGTTGGTGCTGCGGTCGGTGCCGGCCTCGAGATTCCGAATGCGGTGATCACCTCGATCCCGCGCGACGAACCCTCGGTTGTGGTGCGCGAACGCGTCGTGGTCGGCGAGCCGCTGCCCGACACCGTCGTGCTGCGTCCGGTGCCGCGCTACACTGAATATCGCTACGCTGTTGTCAATGATCGCCGCGTGATCGTGGAGCCGCGCACCCGCCGGATCGTCAAGATCATCGATTGA
- a CDS encoding 2-dehydropantoate 2-reductase yields MGRKIAIVGAGAVGGYAGAHMVQAGEDVTFIDPWPEHVEHMRKHGLRVTHAMDVAEFSVPVRALDVTDAQQLAKEKPVDIAFVCVKSYDTAWATMLIRQYLAADGYVVSLQNCMNEETIAGIVGWGKTLGCIASSITVNLPEPGHIHRGAGKGGAAHTVFRAGEVHGRITARAGEVCRLVGFSDSAKVTGNLWGERWSKLVANVMGNGLSACTGLAGGEVLQSEPLRRFSTRLGSEAIRVGQAQGYQLEEILHLPPETIARAGEGDEAATRACDEQRFKDSKRTSSAQRPSMGQDMQKGRRTEIEFLNGFVVREGEKLGLACNANAALTDIVKRVERGELAPDPRHITELRMN; encoded by the coding sequence ATGGGTCGGAAGATCGCGATCGTCGGTGCGGGTGCGGTCGGCGGCTATGCCGGGGCGCATATGGTGCAGGCGGGTGAGGACGTCACCTTCATCGATCCCTGGCCCGAGCATGTCGAGCACATGCGCAAGCACGGATTGCGCGTCACGCACGCGATGGATGTCGCCGAGTTCTCAGTGCCGGTGCGTGCGCTTGATGTCACCGACGCGCAGCAGCTGGCGAAGGAGAAGCCGGTCGACATCGCGTTCGTCTGCGTGAAGTCGTACGACACGGCCTGGGCGACCATGCTGATCCGGCAATATCTGGCGGCCGATGGCTATGTCGTGTCGCTGCAGAACTGCATGAACGAGGAGACGATCGCCGGCATCGTCGGTTGGGGCAAGACGCTCGGCTGCATCGCGAGCAGCATCACCGTCAATCTGCCCGAGCCCGGCCATATCCACCGCGGCGCCGGCAAGGGTGGCGCGGCGCATACCGTGTTCCGCGCCGGCGAGGTGCATGGCCGCATCACCGCGCGGGCGGGGGAGGTTTGCCGCCTGGTCGGCTTCTCCGATAGCGCCAAGGTGACCGGCAATCTCTGGGGCGAACGCTGGTCGAAGCTGGTCGCCAACGTGATGGGCAACGGGCTGTCGGCCTGCACGGGTCTAGCGGGCGGCGAGGTGCTGCAAAGCGAACCGCTGCGCCGCTTCTCGACGCGGCTTGGAAGCGAGGCGATCCGCGTCGGCCAGGCGCAGGGCTACCAGCTGGAAGAGATCCTGCATCTGCCGCCCGAGACGATCGCGCGCGCCGGCGAGGGCGACGAGGCCGCGACCCGCGCCTGCGACGAGCAGCGCTTCAAGGATAGTAAGCGCACCTCATCGGCGCAGCGCCCCTCGATGGGCCAGGACATGCAGAAGGGCCGCCGCACCGAGATCGAATTCCTCAACGGCTTTGTGGTGCGCGAGGGCGAGAAGCTTGGCCTCGCATGCAATGCCAACGCCGCGCTGACCGATATCGTCAAGCGCGTCGAGCGCGGCGAACTCGCGCCGGATCCCCGGCACATCACCGAATTGCGGATGAATTGA
- a CDS encoding thiamine pyrophosphate-dependent enzyme has translation MTSTHARNTKVMNRFDLTQRLVAGLKDEAVIGGIGNTNFDLWAAGHRPQNFYMLGSMGLAFPIALGVALAQPKRRVFALEGDGSLLMQLGCLSTIATLAPKNLTMVVMDNGIYQITGSQPTPAAGHTDLVAVALASGIASSSWAADEDDFERLIEQSKQASGPTLIGVRIDDKPGTGTTRRDPVQIRERFMHGMGVRQLL, from the coding sequence ATGACCAGCACCCACGCGCGCAACACCAAGGTGATGAACCGCTTCGATCTCACCCAGCGCCTCGTCGCCGGGCTGAAGGACGAGGCCGTGATCGGCGGCATCGGCAACACCAACTTTGACCTTTGGGCCGCCGGCCATCGCCCGCAGAATTTCTACATGCTGGGCAGCATGGGACTTGCGTTTCCGATCGCGCTCGGCGTCGCACTGGCGCAGCCGAAGCGGCGCGTCTTCGCGCTCGAAGGCGACGGCTCGCTGCTGATGCAGCTCGGCTGCCTCTCGACCATCGCGACCTTGGCGCCGAAGAATCTCACCATGGTAGTGATGGACAACGGCATCTACCAGATCACAGGCAGCCAGCCGACCCCTGCCGCGGGCCATACCGACCTCGTCGCGGTCGCGCTCGCCAGCGGGATTGCGAGCAGCTCCTGGGCCGCCGACGAGGATGATTTCGAGCGACTGATCGAGCAATCGAAACAGGCCTCCGGCCCGACGCTGATCGGCGTCCGCATCGACGACAAGCCCGGCACCGGCACCACCCGCCGCGACCCCGTGCAGATCCGCGAGCGCTTCATGCACGGGATGGGGGTGCGGCAGTTGCTGTAA
- a CDS encoding decarboxylase: MAAAEQASSKDKAKDKSQDAATTWHGIVLQTLKRNEIKLVPYVPDRVLTTLIKDLHADPYFTTFPTAREEEAVGIVSGAWMAGTRGAVLMQTSGFATLANVLASLAVPYQIPLIMFVSERGTLGEFNYGQALVCRTMRPVLDSLAMEHHTITRLDELEFIADRSIKQAITTQAPVALILSPLLTGGKTFDK; the protein is encoded by the coding sequence ATGGCGGCCGCGGAACAAGCCTCGTCCAAGGATAAAGCCAAGGATAAGTCCCAGGATGCGGCGACCACCTGGCACGGCATCGTGCTGCAGACGCTGAAGCGGAACGAGATCAAGCTGGTGCCTTATGTGCCCGACCGGGTGCTGACCACGCTGATCAAGGACCTGCACGCCGATCCCTATTTCACGACGTTTCCAACCGCGCGCGAGGAAGAGGCCGTCGGCATCGTCTCGGGCGCCTGGATGGCGGGCACGCGCGGCGCCGTACTGATGCAGACCTCGGGCTTTGCCACACTCGCCAACGTGCTGGCCTCGCTCGCGGTGCCCTACCAGATCCCGCTGATCATGTTCGTCTCCGAGCGCGGCACGCTCGGCGAGTTCAACTACGGCCAGGCGCTGGTCTGCCGCACCATGCGCCCGGTGCTGGATTCGCTGGCGATGGAACATCACACCATCACCCGGCTCGACGAGCTCGAATTCATCGCCGACCGCTCGATCAAGCAGGCGATCACCACCCAGGCGCCGGTGGCGCTGATCCTCTCGCCGCTGTTGACCGGCGGCAAGACCTTCGACAAGTGA
- a CDS encoding tripartite tricarboxylate transporter substrate binding protein has protein sequence MAGWVWRTAIAAAATVVAGLASAQPYPAKAVHILVPYPPGGGVDVLTRTLAEAVSKTWTQSIVVENRPGAGGVIASQAIASSAPDGYNLIMVASGHATNPFLYPKLPYDTFKDFSPISLLASSPNVLLVRADSPFKSVSDVIAAAKAKPGSLSFAHAGNGTSTHLAGELLNSLAKIDLNAIPYKGGAPAINDLLGGQIPMSFNNGPESVGQLQAGTVRALAVTTGSRAPFLPDVPSMSEVVPGYDTEVWWGLLGPGNMPADLVAKISHDFVAAVNTDAVKERLGKLGAIPIGSTPDKFAAKIKADYDKWGPIIKAAGMKAE, from the coding sequence ATGGCCGGATGGGTCTGGCGGACCGCCATTGCGGCAGCGGCCACGGTCGTGGCCGGCCTTGCGTCCGCGCAGCCATACCCGGCAAAGGCCGTTCATATTCTCGTCCCATATCCGCCGGGCGGCGGCGTCGACGTGCTGACGCGGACGCTCGCCGAAGCCGTGTCGAAAACCTGGACGCAGTCGATCGTGGTCGAGAACCGGCCGGGCGCCGGCGGGGTGATCGCCTCGCAGGCGATCGCGAGCTCCGCGCCCGATGGCTACAACCTGATCATGGTCGCGAGCGGCCACGCCACCAATCCGTTCCTCTATCCAAAACTGCCCTACGACACGTTCAAGGATTTTTCGCCGATCTCGCTGCTGGCGTCATCGCCGAACGTGCTGCTGGTGCGCGCGGACTCACCGTTCAAGTCGGTCAGCGATGTCATCGCAGCGGCGAAGGCAAAGCCGGGCAGCCTGTCGTTTGCCCATGCCGGCAACGGCACCTCGACCCATCTTGCCGGCGAGTTGCTCAACAGCCTTGCCAAGATCGATCTCAACGCGATCCCCTACAAGGGCGGCGCCCCGGCGATCAACGATCTGCTGGGCGGACAGATTCCGATGTCGTTCAACAACGGGCCGGAATCGGTTGGGCAGTTGCAGGCCGGCACGGTCCGCGCGCTGGCGGTGACGACGGGCTCGCGCGCGCCGTTCCTGCCAGATGTGCCCAGCATGTCGGAGGTGGTGCCGGGTTATGACACCGAGGTGTGGTGGGGGCTGCTTGGTCCCGGCAACATGCCCGCCGATCTCGTCGCGAAAATCTCGCATGATTTCGTCGCGGCGGTGAATACGGATGCCGTGAAGGAGCGGCTCGGCAAGCTCGGCGCCATCCCGATCGGCTCGACGCCGGACAAGTTCGCCGCCAAGATCAAGGCCGACTACGACAAATGGGGGCCGATCATCAAGGCCGCCGGCATGAAGGCGGAGTAG
- a CDS encoding amidohydrolase family protein: MAVSEISACLPPRPVTPPREKLPPKACDTHAHVFGPADRFPYAADRSYTPPDAPLATYLGMLDALGFSRGVLVQGSAHGHDNSAMLDALQREPARLRGVAVADADVAAGTLRQWHVLGVRGLRFNHFFRGGQLHYRGGIPLDVAETHAGVMAELGWHLQLWIDVKDLPDTVPTLKALGLPVVVDHMGRTDAAAGINTAGFRSLLRAVGEGWCWAKLSGAHRLSQRAPDYPDARPFHEALVSANSEQLVWGGDWPHPRVEGEMPDAGHLLTLFQEWTPDAATRHRILVDNPARLYGFPN; the protein is encoded by the coding sequence ATGGCTGTATCAGAGATTTCCGCCTGCCTGCCGCCGCGTCCGGTGACGCCGCCGAGAGAGAAGCTGCCGCCAAAGGCCTGTGACACGCATGCGCATGTATTCGGCCCGGCGGACCGCTTCCCCTATGCCGCCGATCGCAGCTACACGCCGCCGGACGCGCCGCTCGCGACCTATCTCGGCATGCTCGATGCGCTGGGTTTCAGCCGCGGCGTGCTGGTGCAGGGCAGCGCGCATGGCCACGACAATTCGGCGATGCTGGATGCGTTGCAGCGCGAGCCGGCGCGGCTGCGCGGCGTCGCGGTGGCCGATGCCGATGTGGCGGCGGGCACGCTGCGGCAATGGCATGTGCTCGGCGTGCGCGGCTTGCGCTTCAACCATTTCTTCCGCGGCGGGCAGTTGCACTATCGCGGCGGCATCCCCCTCGATGTCGCCGAGACGCACGCGGGCGTGATGGCCGAGCTCGGCTGGCATCTGCAGCTCTGGATCGACGTGAAAGATTTGCCTGACACGGTCCCGACGCTGAAGGCACTGGGCCTGCCGGTCGTGGTCGACCACATGGGCCGCACCGACGCTGCCGCCGGCATCAACACCGCGGGCTTCCGGAGCCTGCTGCGCGCGGTCGGCGAGGGCTGGTGCTGGGCCAAGCTGTCAGGCGCACATCGCCTGAGCCAGCGCGCGCCGGATTATCCGGATGCGCGGCCGTTCCACGAGGCGCTGGTATCAGCCAACTCCGAACAGCTGGTGTGGGGCGGCGACTGGCCGCATCCGCGCGTCGAGGGCGAAATGCCCGACGCCGGCCATCTGCTGACGCTGTTCCAGGAATGGACACCGGATGCGGCGACCCGACACCGCATCCTCGTCGATAATCCCGCACGACTCTATGGCTTCCCAAACTGA
- a CDS encoding hydroxyacid dehydrogenase: protein MTVNNKRVFYVKYLAHEIYVDILKKRPDVRLDRLENETPEATFAPVLADAHAYQIGAARDELAPHFHAHAELLKRAPNLLIVSSNGAGFDPVDVDACTAAGVLVVNQSGGNANSVAEHALGMMLTLSKRIIQSDRRLRREANVNRNDLIGNELNEKTVGIVGLGNVGRRIAELCKGLLHMKVIAYDPYLTAEEMAKRGGEKVELDDLLRRADFVSISCPLDSKSRGMIGAREFALMQPHAYFVTTARGFIHDENALEEALREKRIAGAGLDVWSKEPPPPDHPLLQFDNVLASPHTAGVTREARINMGRIAAEQILDALDGKRPPRIINPEVWPVYAKRFEKAFGFTPG, encoded by the coding sequence ATGACCGTCAACAACAAGCGCGTGTTCTACGTCAAATACCTCGCCCACGAGATCTACGTCGATATCCTGAAGAAGCGGCCGGATGTCCGGCTCGACCGTCTGGAGAACGAGACGCCGGAGGCGACGTTCGCGCCTGTCCTCGCCGACGCGCATGCCTATCAGATCGGCGCCGCCCGCGACGAGTTGGCGCCGCATTTCCATGCCCACGCCGAGTTGCTGAAGCGCGCGCCGAACCTGTTGATCGTGTCCTCGAACGGTGCCGGCTTCGATCCAGTCGATGTCGATGCGTGCACCGCGGCGGGCGTGCTGGTCGTCAACCAGTCCGGCGGCAACGCCAACTCGGTCGCCGAGCACGCGCTCGGCATGATGCTGACGCTGTCGAAGCGCATCATCCAGTCCGACCGCCGGCTGCGGCGCGAGGCCAACGTCAACCGCAACGACCTGATCGGCAACGAGCTGAACGAGAAGACCGTCGGCATCGTCGGCCTCGGCAATGTCGGCCGCCGCATCGCCGAGCTGTGCAAGGGCCTGCTGCACATGAAGGTGATCGCCTATGATCCGTATCTGACGGCGGAGGAGATGGCGAAGCGGGGCGGGGAGAAAGTCGAGCTCGACGATCTCCTGCGCCGCGCGGACTTCGTCTCGATCTCCTGTCCGCTGGACAGTAAGAGCCGAGGCATGATCGGTGCGCGCGAATTCGCGCTGATGCAGCCGCACGCCTATTTCGTCACCACCGCGCGCGGCTTCATCCATGACGAGAATGCATTGGAAGAGGCATTGCGAGAGAAGCGCATCGCCGGCGCCGGCCTCGACGTCTGGTCCAAGGAACCGCCGCCGCCGGATCATCCACTGCTGCAGTTCGACAATGTGCTGGCGAGCCCGCACACCGCAGGCGTCACCCGCGAGGCGCGCATCAACATGGGCCGGATCGCCGCTGAGCAGATCCTCGACGCCCTCGACGGCAAGCGCCCGCCGCGCATCATCAATCCCGAGGTCTGGCCGGTCTACGCGAAGCGGTTCGAGAAGGCGTTCGGGTTCACGCCGGGATAG
- the ilvD gene encoding dihydroxy-acid dehydratase, which translates to MPAYRSRTTTHGRNMAGARGLWRATGMKNEDFGKPIIAVVNSFTQFVPGHVHLQNLGQLVAREIEKAGGVAKEFNTIAVDDGIAMGHDGMLYSLPSRELIADSVEYMVNAHCADAMVCISNCDKITPGMLMATLRLNIPTVFVSGGPMESGKILLEGKKRAVDLIDAMVAAADSNVSDEEVEVIERSACPTCGSCSGMFTANSMNCLTEALGLALPGNGSVLATHADRKSLFVEAGHLIVDLARRYYEQDDAKVLPRNIANFKSFENAMTLDIAMGGSTNTVLHLLAAAREGEVPFTMADIDRLSRKVPVLCKVAPSVQDVHMEDVHHAGGIMAILGELDRAKLLTTDGPTVHAATLDDALNRWDVVRTTSDKVRNFYRAAPGGVPTQEAFSQDRRFDDVDVDRAEGVIRNAEHAYSKDGGLAVLFGNLAEDGCIVKTAGVDQSILKFSGPARIFESQDASVDAILTNKVKAGDVVLIRYEGPRGGPGMQEMLYPTSYLKSKGLGKACALITDGRFSGGSSGLSIGHVSPEAAEGGLIGLVEEGDIIEFDIPNRKVNLKVDDAELKRRRAAMEAKGNAAWKPAAPRKRAVSTALKAYAAFASSAAKGAVRILPE; encoded by the coding sequence ATGCCCGCCTATCGCTCCCGCACCACCACCCACGGCCGCAACATGGCGGGTGCACGCGGCCTGTGGCGCGCCACCGGCATGAAGAACGAGGATTTCGGCAAGCCGATCATCGCGGTGGTCAACTCCTTCACCCAGTTCGTGCCCGGCCACGTCCATCTGCAGAATCTCGGCCAGCTCGTCGCACGCGAGATCGAGAAGGCCGGCGGCGTCGCCAAGGAATTCAACACCATTGCGGTCGACGACGGCATCGCGATGGGCCATGACGGCATGCTCTACAGCCTGCCCTCGCGCGAGCTGATCGCCGACAGCGTCGAATACATGGTCAACGCGCATTGCGCCGACGCGATGGTCTGCATCTCCAACTGCGACAAGATCACCCCCGGCATGCTGATGGCGACGCTGCGCCTCAACATCCCGACGGTGTTCGTCTCGGGCGGTCCGATGGAATCCGGCAAGATCCTGCTCGAGGGCAAGAAGCGCGCGGTCGACCTGATCGATGCGATGGTGGCCGCCGCCGACTCCAACGTGTCGGACGAGGAGGTCGAGGTGATCGAGCGCTCGGCCTGCCCGACCTGCGGCTCCTGCTCCGGCATGTTCACCGCGAATTCGATGAACTGCCTGACCGAGGCGCTCGGCCTCGCGCTGCCCGGCAACGGTTCGGTGCTGGCGACCCATGCCGACCGCAAGAGCCTGTTCGTCGAGGCCGGCCATCTGATCGTCGATCTCGCCCGCCGCTACTATGAGCAGGACGACGCCAAGGTACTGCCGCGCAACATCGCGAACTTCAAGTCGTTCGAGAACGCGATGACGCTCGACATCGCGATGGGCGGCTCGACCAACACCGTGCTGCATCTGCTCGCCGCCGCGCGCGAGGGCGAAGTGCCGTTCACGATGGCCGACATCGACCGTCTGTCGCGCAAGGTGCCAGTGCTGTGCAAGGTCGCGCCCTCGGTGCAGGACGTTCACATGGAGGACGTGCACCACGCCGGCGGTATCATGGCGATCCTCGGCGAGCTCGACCGCGCCAAACTGCTCACGACCGACGGACCGACCGTGCACGCCGCGACGCTCGACGACGCGCTGAACCGCTGGGACGTGGTGCGGACCACGAGCGACAAGGTGCGCAACTTCTACCGCGCCGCGCCGGGCGGCGTGCCGACCCAGGAAGCCTTCAGCCAGGACCGCCGCTTCGACGACGTCGATGTCGATCGCGCCGAGGGCGTCATCCGCAACGCCGAGCACGCCTATTCCAAGGACGGCGGCCTCGCCGTGCTGTTCGGCAACCTCGCCGAGGACGGCTGCATCGTGAAGACCGCCGGCGTCGATCAGAGCATCCTGAAGTTCTCGGGCCCGGCCCGCATCTTCGAGAGCCAGGACGCCTCGGTCGACGCCATCCTGACCAACAAGGTCAAGGCCGGCGATGTCGTGCTGATCCGCTATGAAGGTCCGCGCGGCGGCCCGGGCATGCAGGAGATGCTCTATCCGACCAGCTATCTGAAGTCGAAGGGGCTCGGAAAGGCCTGCGCGCTGATCACCGACGGCCGCTTCTCCGGCGGATCGTCCGGCCTGTCGATCGGCCACGTCTCACCGGAAGCCGCCGAAGGCGGCCTGATTGGTCTCGTCGAGGAAGGCGACATCATCGAGTTCGACATCCCGAACCGCAAGGTCAACCTCAAGGTCGACGATGCCGAACTGAAACGCCGCCGCGCGGCGATGGAAGCCAAGGGCAATGCGGCGTGGAAGCCGGCCGCGCCGCGCAAGCGCGCCGTCTCGACCGCGCTGAAGGCCTACGCGGCGTTCGCAAGCAGCGCGGCGAAGGGTGCCGTGCGCATCCTGCCGGAGTAG
- a CDS encoding MBL fold metallo-hydrolase, with protein sequence MRQITIGSMRIDRLVEIPSLAFDKTWLFANVTDEVIAANRSWLDHRYIEPETGRFILSHHSYLVRTPRWTAVVDTCCGNHKPRPRVPAWNNLNQPYLENMAALGVRPEQVDFVMCTHLHVDHVGWNTRLINGRWVPTFPKARYLMGRAEFRHWEAAHRANPPTPVNHGSFEDSVLPVVAAGQAEFVETNHLLFDDRDAGLRFAPAPGHTAGNMQIHLNGGGDHAVMSGDVIHHPIQCAEPWLSNAADADPAAALATRVTLLEELADTPSYLLTGHFPAPTAGRVVRHGEAFRFRFED encoded by the coding sequence GTGCGCCAGATCACGATCGGCAGCATGCGCATCGACCGGCTGGTCGAAATCCCCTCGCTCGCCTTCGACAAGACATGGCTGTTCGCCAACGTCACGGACGAGGTGATCGCCGCGAACCGAAGCTGGCTCGATCACCGCTACATCGAGCCGGAGACCGGCCGCTTCATCCTGAGCCACCACTCCTATCTGGTGCGCACGCCGCGCTGGACCGCCGTCGTCGACACCTGCTGCGGCAATCACAAGCCGCGTCCGCGCGTGCCGGCCTGGAACAATCTCAACCAGCCCTATCTGGAAAACATGGCCGCGCTCGGCGTGCGGCCCGAACAGGTCGACTTCGTGATGTGCACGCATCTGCATGTCGACCATGTCGGCTGGAACACGCGGCTGATCAACGGGCGCTGGGTGCCGACCTTTCCGAAGGCGCGTTACCTGATGGGACGCGCCGAGTTTCGCCACTGGGAGGCAGCGCACCGGGCGAACCCGCCGACGCCGGTCAATCACGGCTCGTTCGAGGATTCGGTGCTGCCGGTCGTCGCGGCCGGCCAGGCCGAATTCGTCGAGACCAATCACCTGCTGTTCGACGACCGCGACGCGGGCCTGCGCTTTGCGCCGGCGCCGGGCCACACCGCCGGCAACATGCAGATCCATCTCAACGGCGGCGGCGATCATGCCGTGATGTCGGGCGACGTGATCCATCATCCGATCCAGTGCGCGGAGCCGTGGCTGTCGAATGCCGCCGACGCCGATCCCGCGGCGGCACTCGCCACCCGCGTGACGCTGCTCGAGGAATTGGCGGATACGCCGAGCTATCTGCTGACCGGGCACTTCCCCGCCCCGACCGCAGGCCGCGTGGTCAGGCATGGCGAGGCCTTCAGGTTCAGGTTCGAGGATTGA
- a CDS encoding ABC transporter substrate-binding protein: MARLVRSHLRAAFLLLPLIAAGTARAESPKYDPGADDKTIKIGTTAPLSGPVSAFAQIAKSAEAYFRKVNDEGGINGRRIQMMIADDAYSPPKTVEQTRRLVESDEVLLIFGGVGTPTNSAVHKYLNDRKVPQLFLGSGAAKWDDPKNFPWTVGWQPTYRDEAIAYAKYIKASHPNAKVGVLYQNDDLGKDYLKALEEGLGSTEAIVARAPYETTAPTVDTQILLLKSSGADVVLVAATPKFAAQAIRKIGEIGWKPTTIISNVSASISGVLEPAGKDNSTGVISSQYLKDSTDPALKDDAGYKEWVAFMDKYLPDANKSDWLNVYGYTIAQTLTAVLKAAGNDLTRANVIKQATSIRELHLPMLINGTAVSNSPERYTPMTSLQLIRYDGTRWVPFGDLIKN, from the coding sequence ATGGCGCGCCTCGTCCGCTCTCATTTGCGCGCGGCCTTTTTGCTGCTGCCGCTGATCGCCGCCGGCACCGCACGAGCCGAGAGCCCGAAATACGATCCAGGCGCCGACGACAAGACGATCAAGATCGGAACCACCGCACCGCTGTCCGGCCCCGTCTCGGCCTTTGCGCAGATCGCGAAATCGGCGGAAGCCTATTTCCGCAAGGTGAATGACGAGGGCGGCATCAACGGCCGGCGGATCCAGATGATGATCGCCGACGACGCCTACAGCCCGCCCAAGACGGTGGAGCAGACGCGTCGCCTGGTCGAGAGCGACGAGGTGCTGTTGATCTTCGGCGGCGTCGGCACGCCGACCAACAGCGCCGTGCACAAATATCTCAACGACAGGAAGGTGCCGCAGCTCTTCCTCGGCTCGGGCGCGGCGAAGTGGGATGATCCGAAGAACTTTCCATGGACCGTCGGCTGGCAGCCGACCTATCGCGACGAGGCCATCGCCTACGCCAAGTACATCAAGGCGAGCCACCCGAACGCCAAGGTCGGTGTGCTCTATCAGAATGACGACCTCGGCAAGGACTATCTGAAGGCGCTGGAGGAAGGCCTCGGCAGCACCGAGGCCATCGTGGCGCGGGCGCCCTACGAGACCACCGCCCCCACCGTCGATACGCAGATCCTGCTGCTCAAGAGCAGCGGCGCCGACGTCGTGCTGGTCGCCGCGACGCCGAAATTCGCGGCGCAGGCGATCCGCAAGATCGGCGAGATCGGGTGGAAGCCCACCACCATCATCTCCAACGTCTCGGCCTCGATCAGCGGCGTGCTCGAACCCGCCGGAAAGGACAATTCCACCGGCGTGATCTCGAGCCAGTATCTGAAGGACTCGACCGACCCGGCGCTGAAGGACGATGCCGGCTACAAGGAATGGGTCGCCTTCATGGACAAATATCTGCCCGACGCCAACAAGAGCGACTGGCTCAATGTCTACGGCTACACCATCGCGCAGACGCTGACCGCGGTGCTGAAGGCCGCCGGCAACGACCTTACCCGCGCCAATGTGATTAAGCAGGCGACCAGCATCAGGGAGTTGCATCTGCCGATGCTGATCAACGGCACCGCGGTCAGCAATTCGCCGGAGCGGTATACGCCCATGACCAGCCTGCAACTGATCCGCTACGACGGCACGCGCTGGGTGCCGTTCGGCGACCTCATCAAGAACTGA
- a CDS encoding TetR/AcrR family transcriptional regulator, whose protein sequence is MAASTSSAAEAVVTSTRERILSEALSLFAQSGYGGASMRELARRVGIRESSLYNHFPGKAAILEAIVSEHGPASSADRLEAPRYRQLARQPAAFCRQFALDLVEQWSDPREHQFQKVITAERNRVPGIRAKFADHFYAREQNLMTDYFRGFALAGLISTSDPREAARLFAAGLIYVRLEHYVMGAQASPRPKVIEAIGRYLAFFLSLIAAKDADTLDKKQRKKGETRGKAASD, encoded by the coding sequence ATGGCGGCTTCCACATCCAGCGCGGCCGAGGCGGTCGTGACCTCCACCCGCGAGCGCATCCTCAGCGAGGCGCTCAGCCTGTTCGCGCAAAGCGGCTATGGCGGCGCGTCGATGCGCGAGCTTGCGCGCCGCGTCGGCATCCGCGAGAGCAGCCTCTACAATCATTTCCCGGGCAAGGCCGCGATCCTCGAAGCGATCGTCAGCGAGCACGGTCCGGCGAGTTCGGCCGACCGGCTCGAGGCGCCGCGCTACCGGCAGCTCGCGCGGCAGCCGGCGGCGTTCTGCCGCCAGTTCGCGCTCGACCTCGTCGAACAGTGGTCGGATCCGCGCGAGCATCAGTTCCAGAAGGTCATCACCGCCGAGCGCAACCGTGTGCCCGGCATCCGCGCCAAGTTCGCCGACCATTTCTACGCGCGCGAACAGAACCTGATGACGGACTATTTCCGCGGCTTCGCGCTCGCCGGACTGATCTCCACCTCAGACCCGCGCGAGGCGGCACGGCTGTTCGCGGCCGGCCTGATCTATGTCAGGCTCGAACATTATGTGATGGGCGCGCAGGCCTCGCCGCGGCCGAAGGTGATCGAGGCGATCGGCCGCTATCTCGCGTTCTTCCTGTCGCTGATTGCGGCAAAGGACGCAGACACATTGGACAAGAAGCAACGAAAAAAGGGAGAGACGCGTGGCAAGGCTGCCTCTGATTGA